In a single window of the Serratia quinivorans genome:
- the sdhB gene encoding Succinate dehydrogenase iron-sulfur subunit encodes MKLEFSIYRYNPDVDDAPHMQDYSLEAEEGRDMMLLDALIQLKEKDPSLSFRRSCREGVCGSDGINMNGKNGLACITPVSSLTKGNKKIVIRPLPGLPVVRDLVVDMGQFYTQYEKIKPFLQNDGKNPPAREHLQSPEERAKLDGLYECILCACCSTSCPSFWWNPDKFIGPAGLLAAYRFLIDSRDTETEERLDDLDDAFSVFRCHSIMNCVSVCPKGLNPTRAIGHIKSMLLQRGA; translated from the coding sequence ATGAAACTCGAATTTTCAATTTATCGCTACAATCCGGATGTTGACGATGCTCCGCACATGCAGGACTACAGCCTGGAAGCGGAAGAAGGTCGCGACATGATGTTGCTGGATGCGTTGATCCAGCTGAAAGAAAAAGATCCAAGCCTGTCGTTCCGTCGTTCATGCCGTGAAGGCGTTTGTGGTTCCGATGGGATCAACATGAACGGTAAAAACGGCCTGGCCTGTATCACTCCGGTGTCGTCGCTGACCAAAGGCAATAAAAAGATTGTGATCCGTCCGTTACCAGGCTTGCCGGTAGTGCGCGATCTGGTGGTCGATATGGGCCAGTTCTACACCCAGTATGAAAAGATCAAGCCTTTCCTGCAGAACGACGGCAAGAACCCGCCGGCGCGTGAGCACCTGCAATCGCCGGAAGAGCGTGCCAAGCTCGATGGTCTGTACGAGTGCATTTTATGCGCTTGTTGTTCGACCTCTTGCCCGTCATTCTGGTGGAATCCTGACAAGTTTATCGGCCCGGCTGGCCTGTTGGCGGCGTACCGCTTCCTGATTGACAGCCGTGACACGGAAACGGAAGAACGTTTAGACGATCTGGACGACGCTTTCAGTGTTTTCCGCTGCCATAGCATTATGAATTGTGTCAGTGTATGCCCTAAGGGCTTGAATCCGACCCGTGCAATCGGTCATATCAAGTCTATGCTGCTGCAACGCGGCGCATAA
- the sdhC gene encoding Succinate dehydrogenase cytochrome b556 subunit has product MQAAAIMNSFVVKFIFWGILTALAYHICGGIRHLLMDFGYIEESLAAGTRSAQVAIGLTVVLSVLAGVLVW; this is encoded by the coding sequence ATGCAGGCTGCTGCCATCATGAATAGCTTCGTTGTCAAATTCATATTCTGGGGCATCCTCACTGCGCTGGCCTATCACATTTGCGGTGGCATTCGCCATTTGTTAATGGATTTTGGCTATATCGAAGAGAGTTTAGCCGCCGGTACCCGTTCTGCCCAAGTGGCAATCGGTCTGACCGTCGTGCTGTCAGTTCTGGCTGGAGTCCTCGTATGGTAA
- the sdhA_1 gene encoding Succinate dehydrogenase flavoprotein subunit, which translates to MKNQDGAVVGTTAICIETGEVVYFKAKATVLATGGAGRIYQSTTNAHINTGDGVGMALRAGVPVQDMEMWQFHPTGIAGAGVLVTEGCRGEGGYLLNKHGERFMERYAPNAKDLAGRDVVARSIMIEIREGRGCDGPWGPHVKLKLDHLGKEVLESRLPGILELSRTFAHVDPVKEPIPVIPTCHYMMGGIPTKVTGQALTVNEKGEDVVIPGLFAVGEIACVSVHGANRLGGNSLLDLVVFGRAAGMHLQESILEQGASREASESDVEASLDRLNRWNNTRSGEDPVEIRKALQACMQHNFSVFREGDAMAKGLEELKEIRERLKNARLDDTSSEFNTQRIECLELDNLMETAFSTAVSANFRTESRGAHSRFDFPERDDANWLCHSLYQPQSESMTRREVNMQPKLRPAFPPKVRSY; encoded by the coding sequence GTGAAAAACCAAGATGGCGCAGTGGTCGGCACCACGGCTATCTGCATTGAAACCGGTGAAGTGGTTTACTTCAAAGCCAAAGCCACCGTGCTGGCGACCGGCGGTGCAGGCCGTATTTACCAGTCCACCACCAACGCCCATATCAACACCGGTGACGGTGTCGGCATGGCGCTGCGTGCCGGCGTGCCGGTGCAGGACATGGAAATGTGGCAGTTCCACCCGACCGGCATCGCCGGTGCCGGGGTTCTGGTGACCGAAGGTTGTCGTGGTGAAGGCGGTTATCTGCTGAACAAACACGGTGAGCGTTTCATGGAGCGCTATGCGCCGAACGCCAAAGACCTGGCGGGCCGTGATGTGGTAGCCCGTTCGATCATGATTGAAATCCGCGAAGGCCGTGGCTGTGACGGTCCGTGGGGCCCGCACGTTAAGCTGAAGCTGGATCACCTGGGTAAAGAAGTGCTGGAATCCCGCTTGCCGGGCATTCTGGAACTGTCGCGCACCTTCGCGCACGTCGACCCAGTGAAAGAGCCTATCCCGGTTATCCCAACCTGCCACTATATGATGGGCGGTATTCCGACCAAAGTGACCGGCCAGGCGTTGACCGTGAATGAGAAAGGTGAAGACGTAGTGATCCCTGGGCTGTTCGCCGTGGGTGAAATTGCCTGCGTATCGGTGCACGGCGCCAACCGTCTGGGCGGCAACTCGCTGCTGGATCTGGTGGTGTTCGGTCGCGCCGCCGGCATGCATCTGCAGGAATCTATCCTCGAGCAGGGCGCCAGCCGTGAAGCGAGCGAATCCGATGTAGAAGCGTCGCTGGATCGTCTGAACCGCTGGAACAACACCCGTTCAGGTGAAGATCCGGTTGAAATCCGCAAGGCGCTGCAAGCCTGTATGCAACACAACTTCTCGGTATTCCGTGAAGGTGATGCGATGGCGAAAGGGCTGGAAGAACTGAAAGAGATCCGTGAACGTCTGAAGAATGCACGTCTGGACGATACCTCCAGCGAATTCAACACCCAGCGCATCGAATGCCTGGAGTTGGATAACCTGATGGAGACCGCGTTTTCCACCGCTGTGTCGGCCAACTTCCGTACCGAGAGCCGTGGCGCGCATAGCCGCTTCGACTTCCCGGAACGTGATGATGCCAACTGGCTGTGTCACTCGCTGTATCAGCCGCAATCGGAAAGCATGACGCGTCGTGAAGTGAACATGCAACCGAAGCTGCGCCCGGCATTCCCGCCGAAAGTGCGTTCTTACTAA
- the sdhD gene encoding Succinate dehydrogenase hydrophobic membrane anchor subunit produces the protein MVNNVSALGRNGVHDWLLLRASAIVITLYVLYILGFFVTAPDLTYEIWRGFFATSITKVFTLLTLLSILAHAWIGLWQVLTDYVKPVAVRLVLQLAIVVVLLVYLLYGTIVVWGA, from the coding sequence ATGGTAAACAATGTTTCTGCATTAGGACGCAACGGCGTACACGATTGGTTGTTATTGCGTGCTTCCGCTATCGTCATCACCCTGTATGTTCTGTATATCCTGGGCTTCTTTGTCACGGCTCCGGATCTCACCTACGAAATCTGGCGCGGCTTCTTCGCCACTTCTATTACGAAAGTGTTCACGCTGCTGACGCTGCTGTCGATTCTGGCTCATGCCTGGATCGGGTTGTGGCAGGTGCTGACGGATTACGTCAAGCCGGTAGCGGTACGTCTGGTGTTGCAACTGGCGATCGTTGTCGTGTTGCTGGTCTATTTACTGTACGGAACAATCGTAGTGTGGGGTGCGTAA
- the sdhA_2 gene encoding Succinate dehydrogenase flavoprotein subunit has product MRAALQISQAGSSCALLSKVFPTRSHTVSAQGGITVALGNNHEDNWEWHMYDTVKGSDYIGDQDAIEYMCKTGPEAVLELEHMGLPFSRTDDGRIYQRPFGGQSLNFGGEQAARTAAAADRTGHALLHTLYQQNLKITPLSSPSGMRWIW; this is encoded by the coding sequence ATGCGCGCGGCACTGCAAATTTCTCAAGCGGGTTCTTCTTGTGCCCTGCTGTCCAAAGTATTCCCGACCCGTTCCCATACCGTGTCTGCACAGGGCGGCATTACCGTAGCCCTGGGTAATAACCACGAAGATAACTGGGAATGGCATATGTATGACACGGTGAAAGGTTCCGATTATATCGGTGACCAGGACGCCATTGAGTATATGTGTAAAACCGGCCCGGAAGCAGTTCTGGAGCTGGAGCATATGGGGCTGCCGTTCTCCCGTACCGACGATGGCCGCATCTATCAGCGCCCATTCGGCGGCCAGTCACTGAATTTCGGTGGCGAGCAGGCAGCACGTACCGCTGCGGCGGCTGACCGTACCGGTCACGCCCTGCTGCACACCCTGTATCAACAGAACCTGAAAATCACACCACTATCTTCTCCGAGTGGTATGCGCTGGATCTGGTGA